A region of Mycolicibacterium brumae DNA encodes the following proteins:
- a CDS encoding hydroxymethylglutaryl-CoA lyase, with protein MTVLPAEVSIREVCLRDGLQLEDPLPTAAKLELLAAIVATGVREIEATAFVSPTKVPALADAAELSEHLRAFDTVEFSALVASPNGARRALAAGFGSIEYVVSAADAHSRANVGRSTTEATEAIADIVAIAHDAGAAVEVIIATAWDCPFDGPTNPQRSVDIAAAATELGADRIAIADTIGTATPVRVTELVDRVRPVIADLPLGAHFHNTRGAGLACAYAAVAAGVTRLDASVGGLGGCPFAPGATGNIATEDLVYLLRDCGVRTGVDLPATIAAAAVAQRLVGHELPSALLRAGDRLTSTA; from the coding sequence GTGACCGTGTTGCCCGCCGAGGTGAGCATCCGGGAGGTCTGTCTGCGCGACGGCCTGCAGCTGGAGGACCCGCTGCCGACCGCGGCGAAGCTGGAGCTGTTGGCGGCGATCGTCGCCACCGGGGTCCGCGAAATCGAGGCCACCGCCTTCGTGTCCCCCACCAAGGTCCCGGCGCTGGCCGACGCCGCCGAACTGTCGGAGCACCTGCGCGCCTTCGACACCGTCGAGTTCTCGGCGCTGGTGGCCAGCCCGAATGGGGCCCGCCGCGCGCTGGCGGCCGGTTTCGGCTCCATCGAGTACGTGGTGTCGGCGGCCGACGCGCACAGTCGCGCGAACGTGGGGCGCTCCACCACCGAGGCCACCGAAGCGATCGCCGATATCGTCGCGATCGCCCACGACGCGGGCGCGGCGGTGGAGGTCATCATCGCCACCGCCTGGGACTGCCCGTTCGACGGCCCAACGAACCCGCAGCGCAGCGTCGACATCGCCGCCGCGGCAACCGAATTGGGCGCGGACCGGATCGCCATCGCCGACACCATCGGCACCGCCACCCCGGTCCGGGTGACCGAGCTGGTGGACCGGGTGCGGCCGGTGATCGCCGACCTGCCGCTGGGCGCGCATTTCCACAACACCCGCGGCGCCGGGCTGGCCTGCGCCTACGCGGCGGTGGCGGCCGGGGTCACCCGGCTCGACGCCTCCGTCGGGGGGCTGGGCGGCTGCCCGTTCGCTCCCGGCGCCACCGGCAATATCGCCACCGAGGACCTGGTGTACCTGCTGCGCGACTGCGGGGTGCGCACCGGCGTCGACCTGCCGGCCACGATCGCCGCGGCAGCGGTGGCCCAGCGCCTGGTCGGCCACGAGCTGCCCAGCGCGCTGCTGCGCGCCGGCGACCGCCTGACGAGCACCGCCTGA
- a CDS encoding protein kinase domain-containing protein, which produces MDIGDYRVIRLLGSGGMGEVYLVAHPRLPRQDALKLLDAKVSQDEQFRGRFQREADLLASLRHPNIITIYDRGDHDGRLWLAMEYVDGQDVAELLKKHGALPPELVADIVAGTGAALDYAYAEKRITHRDVKPANILLEFRSDGRLKAAKLADFGIAKTAGEASSLTSTGVTIGTMSYICPEAIEGRDLDNRADIYSLGCAAFEMLTGTKPYAGPNLPALMMAHVNQPIPSITARNPALPAGLDRVFNRALAKRREDRYSSCEQFVADLRHELAGRSAGPAAALTPAPSGPAQPSSGGYPSSGGYPPSGGQPTSGGYSSSGGFPAAGYPTQAAPAAKGKSGMSRGTLIGLSVAAVVVLGVAGFGIGKVLGGGGDSESSSASATSSSTTSAASSTATTTSAAAPVAAGAEACATTPVPLLELPPTVLGQPTVAIPQPPGWTRYSDMDSDVIRGAIVNLALRADNFTPNAVVTVGDVPAGVTEPDQALDAEEAGLNQAGMYVETSTPGTVCGFQSRTVTYTMESRPCTAVIVATERAGKLLSVVVTMQTSDGSNAIYAKDSQAILNGFQIYY; this is translated from the coding sequence ATGGACATCGGCGACTACCGCGTCATCCGACTGCTCGGCTCGGGCGGGATGGGCGAGGTGTACCTGGTGGCCCACCCCCGACTGCCGCGCCAGGACGCGCTGAAACTGCTGGACGCCAAGGTCAGTCAGGACGAGCAGTTCCGCGGCCGGTTCCAGCGCGAGGCCGACCTACTGGCCTCGCTGCGGCACCCCAACATCATCACCATCTATGACCGCGGCGACCACGACGGCCGACTGTGGCTGGCGATGGAGTACGTCGACGGCCAGGATGTCGCCGAACTGCTCAAGAAGCACGGCGCGCTGCCGCCGGAACTGGTCGCCGACATCGTCGCGGGCACCGGCGCGGCGCTGGACTACGCCTACGCCGAGAAGCGGATCACCCACCGCGACGTCAAACCGGCCAACATCCTGCTGGAGTTCCGCTCCGACGGCCGGCTCAAGGCGGCCAAGCTCGCCGATTTCGGCATCGCCAAGACCGCCGGCGAGGCCAGTTCGCTGACCAGCACCGGCGTCACCATCGGCACCATGAGCTACATCTGCCCCGAGGCGATCGAGGGCCGCGACCTGGACAACCGGGCCGATATCTACTCGCTGGGCTGCGCCGCGTTCGAGATGCTCACCGGGACCAAGCCATACGCCGGGCCGAACCTGCCGGCGCTGATGATGGCGCACGTCAACCAGCCCATCCCGTCGATCACCGCGCGCAACCCCGCGCTGCCGGCCGGCCTGGACCGGGTGTTCAACCGGGCGCTGGCCAAGCGCCGCGAGGACCGCTACTCCAGCTGCGAGCAGTTCGTCGCCGACCTGCGCCACGAGCTGGCCGGCCGGAGCGCGGGGCCCGCGGCCGCGCTGACCCCCGCCCCGTCGGGCCCGGCACAACCGTCCTCGGGTGGCTACCCGTCGTCGGGCGGTTACCCGCCATCGGGTGGTCAGCCGACCTCCGGCGGGTACTCGTCCTCCGGCGGTTTCCCCGCCGCCGGCTACCCGACGCAGGCCGCGCCCGCGGCCAAGGGCAAGTCCGGGATGAGCCGCGGCACGCTGATCGGGCTGTCGGTCGCGGCGGTGGTGGTGCTCGGTGTCGCCGGCTTCGGGATCGGCAAGGTCCTCGGCGGCGGCGGGGACTCCGAATCCAGCTCCGCCTCGGCCACCTCGTCCTCGACGACGTCGGCGGCCAGCTCGACGGCGACGACGACCAGCGCCGCGGCGCCGGTCGCGGCGGGCGCGGAGGCCTGCGCGACGACCCCGGTGCCGCTGCTGGAACTGCCGCCGACCGTGCTCGGGCAGCCCACCGTGGCGATCCCGCAGCCGCCCGGGTGGACCCGCTACAGCGATATGGACTCCGACGTCATCCGCGGCGCCATCGTGAATCTGGCGCTGCGCGCGGACAACTTCACCCCGAACGCGGTCGTCACCGTCGGCGATGTGCCGGCCGGCGTCACCGAACCGGATCAGGCGCTCGACGCCGAGGAAGCCGGCCTCAACCAGGCCGGCATGTACGTCGAGACCTCCACGCCCGGCACAGTGTGCGGGTTCCAGAGCCGCACGGTCACCTACACCATGGAGTCGCGGCCCTGCACGGCCGTCATCGTGGCGACCGAGCGGGCCGGCAAGCTGCTCAGCGTGGTGGTGACCATGCAGACCTCCGACGGGTCCAACGCCATCTACGCCAAGGACAGTCAGGCGATCCTCAACGGGTTCCAGATCTACTACTGA
- a CDS encoding LpqN/LpqT family lipoprotein: MGALTTGIAVALLGGGLALTGCTASETVEEVTETETVVEEAEGDGAECEPTDDALQSFVAQAGEPSIEVPLPAGWTATDKANSSTIRGAIQNESAAKDGYVPNVTASITDHSGDNLSAQQIIDLQLQTLETAGTVVESADSGMVCGLPSMRIGYTEAGHAINSVIVGAVNDASAFAVVVAARTNDPGNAAYVEDMDAILDGVRVQF, encoded by the coding sequence ATGGGTGCGTTGACCACAGGAATCGCGGTGGCGCTGCTGGGCGGCGGACTCGCCCTGACCGGCTGCACGGCGTCGGAGACGGTCGAAGAGGTCACCGAGACCGAGACGGTGGTCGAGGAGGCCGAGGGCGACGGCGCGGAATGCGAGCCCACCGACGACGCGCTGCAGTCCTTCGTCGCCCAGGCCGGCGAACCCAGCATCGAGGTTCCGTTGCCGGCCGGCTGGACCGCCACCGACAAGGCGAACTCGTCGACCATCCGCGGCGCGATCCAGAACGAGAGCGCGGCCAAGGACGGCTATGTGCCGAATGTGACCGCCTCGATCACCGACCACAGCGGTGACAACCTCAGCGCCCAGCAGATCATCGACCTGCAGCTGCAGACCCTGGAGACCGCGGGGACGGTCGTCGAGTCCGCCGACTCCGGCATGGTGTGCGGGCTGCCGAGCATGCGGATCGGCTACACCGAGGCGGGGCACGCCATCAACTCGGTGATCGTCGGCGCGGTCAACGACGCCAGCGCGTTCGCCGTCGTCGTCGCCGCGCGGACCAATGACCCGGGCAACGCCGCCTACGTCGAAGACATGGACGCCATCCTCGACGGCGTCCGGGTCCAGTTCTGA
- a CDS encoding LpqN/LpqT family lipoprotein codes for MGGLARSAAAVLLGAALALAGCSSGDTPADSTSSAPAEPNSAPDDCADVAVPLLVLAPQNASEPTIALPVPPGWDRNTSLDGNLVRAMIGRPGAGPQDFAPNAMVTFGEVVGRAQTPEDLIDGELAGLQKSGITIEASEPAQVCGLQARRVAYTKNGRPVTAVIVGAVHDDKHFSIALTVGTPENATADDAADRDTIVNGFRVYF; via the coding sequence ATGGGTGGGCTCGCGCGGAGCGCCGCCGCGGTGTTGCTGGGCGCCGCGCTGGCGCTGGCCGGCTGCTCGTCGGGCGACACTCCGGCCGATTCGACCTCCTCGGCGCCGGCCGAGCCGAACTCCGCCCCGGACGACTGCGCCGACGTGGCGGTCCCGCTGCTGGTGCTGGCGCCGCAGAACGCCAGCGAGCCGACCATCGCGCTGCCGGTGCCGCCGGGCTGGGACCGCAACACCTCACTGGACGGCAATCTGGTGCGGGCGATGATCGGGCGCCCGGGCGCCGGCCCACAGGACTTCGCCCCGAACGCGATGGTCACCTTCGGCGAAGTGGTCGGGCGGGCGCAGACCCCCGAGGACCTGATCGACGGCGAGCTCGCCGGACTGCAGAAGAGCGGGATCACCATCGAGGCGTCCGAGCCGGCGCAGGTATGCGGACTGCAGGCCCGCCGGGTGGCCTACACCAAGAACGGCCGCCCGGTCACCGCGGTGATCGTCGGCGCCGTGCACGACGACAAACACTTCAGCATCGCGCTGACCGTCGGGACCCCGGAGAACGCCACCGCCGACGATGCCGCCGATCGGGACACCATTGTCAACGGTTTCCGGGTTTACTTCTAA
- a CDS encoding response regulator transcription factor, protein MNAVALRILVFSDNARTREQVKLSLGRSLGPDLPELEYLEVATAPVVVKSVDAGGIDLAILDGEATPAGGMGVAKQLKDEVADCPPIVVLTGRRDDTWLATWSRAEAAVAHPIDPMELASAVSGLLRPRHAAH, encoded by the coding sequence CTGAACGCCGTGGCTCTCCGCATCCTGGTGTTCAGCGACAATGCGCGCACCCGCGAGCAGGTGAAGCTGTCACTGGGCCGCTCGCTGGGGCCCGACCTGCCGGAACTGGAATACCTGGAGGTCGCCACCGCCCCCGTCGTCGTCAAATCCGTCGACGCCGGCGGGATCGATCTGGCGATCCTGGACGGGGAGGCCACCCCGGCCGGCGGGATGGGCGTGGCCAAGCAGCTCAAGGACGAGGTCGCCGACTGCCCGCCGATCGTCGTGCTGACCGGCCGCCGCGACGACACCTGGCTGGCCACCTGGTCCCGCGCCGAGGCCGCCGTCGCGCACCCGATCGACCCGATGGAATTGGCGTCTGCGGTGTCCGGGTTGCTGCGGCCCCGCCATGCGGCGCACTAG
- a CDS encoding NADH-quinone oxidoreductase subunit A, translating into MDLYTPILILGLIAALFAVGSVGIALVIGPRRYNRAKLEAYECGIEPTEALEQAGQRFPIKYYLAAMSFIMFDIEIVFLYPWAVTFDNLGLFGLLAVGLFIFNVSVAYAYEWRRGGLEWD; encoded by the coding sequence ATGGATCTCTATACGCCCATCCTGATCTTGGGGCTGATCGCTGCCCTTTTCGCGGTGGGCTCGGTGGGGATCGCGCTGGTCATCGGCCCGCGCCGGTACAACCGGGCCAAGCTGGAGGCCTACGAGTGCGGCATCGAGCCGACCGAGGCGCTCGAGCAGGCCGGCCAACGATTCCCGATCAAGTACTACCTCGCCGCGATGAGCTTCATCATGTTCGACATCGAGATCGTCTTCCTCTACCCGTGGGCGGTCACCTTCGACAACCTGGGACTGTTCGGGCTGCTCGCGGTGGGGCTGTTCATCTTCAACGTGTCGGTGGCCTACGCCTACGAGTGGCGGCGAGGTGGCCTGGAATGGGATTAG
- a CDS encoding NuoB/complex I 20 kDa subunit family protein: protein MGLEESLPGGILLTTVEKVAGFVRKGSLWPATFGLACCAIEMMATAGPRFDIARFGMERFSATPRQADLMIVAGRVSQKMAPVLRQVYDQMVEPKWVLAMGVCASSGGMFNNYAIVQGVDHVVPVDIYLPGCPPRPEMLLNAILTLHAKIAEMPLGVHRDQVIAAAEAAALSAPTTLELKGLLR from the coding sequence ATGGGATTAGAGGAATCCCTGCCGGGCGGCATCCTGCTGACCACCGTGGAGAAGGTCGCCGGGTTCGTCCGCAAGGGCTCACTGTGGCCGGCCACCTTCGGCCTGGCCTGCTGCGCCATCGAGATGATGGCCACCGCCGGCCCCCGCTTCGACATCGCCCGGTTCGGCATGGAGCGGTTCTCGGCCACCCCGCGCCAGGCCGACCTGATGATCGTGGCGGGGCGGGTCAGCCAGAAGATGGCCCCGGTGCTGCGTCAGGTCTACGACCAGATGGTCGAACCGAAATGGGTGCTGGCGATGGGCGTGTGCGCGTCCTCGGGCGGCATGTTCAACAACTACGCGATCGTGCAGGGCGTCGACCACGTCGTCCCGGTCGACATCTACCTGCCCGGCTGCCCACCGCGGCCGGAGATGCTGCTCAACGCGATCCTCACCCTGCACGCGAAGATCGCCGAGATGCCACTCGGGGTGCACCGCGACCAGGTGATCGCCGCGGCCGAGGCCGCCGCGCTGTCGGCCCCGACGACCCTCGAGCTCAAGGGGCTGTTGCGATGA
- a CDS encoding NADH-quinone oxidoreductase subunit C encodes MTEQPDVIGVRRGMFGARGTGDTSGYGRLVRPVTLPAGSPRPYGGYFDAVVDRLAELLGADFDDCVPRVVVHRDQLTLEVARDALPRVAQLLRDDAELRFEFCAGVSGVHFPDDTGRELRAYYPLMSITHGRRIGLEAACPDADPHLPSLFSVYPTVDWHERETYDFFGIVFDGHPGLTRIEMPDDWVGHPQRKDYPLGGIPVEFRGAQIPPPDERRAYS; translated from the coding sequence ATGACGGAGCAGCCCGACGTGATCGGCGTGCGCCGCGGCATGTTCGGCGCGCGCGGCACCGGCGACACCTCCGGATACGGCCGACTGGTCCGCCCGGTCACCCTGCCGGCCGGCTCGCCGCGGCCCTACGGCGGCTACTTCGACGCCGTCGTCGACCGGCTTGCCGAGCTGCTCGGCGCGGACTTCGACGACTGCGTGCCGCGGGTGGTCGTGCACCGCGACCAGCTGACCCTCGAGGTGGCCCGCGACGCGCTGCCGCGGGTCGCGCAGCTGCTGCGCGACGACGCCGAACTGCGCTTCGAGTTCTGCGCCGGGGTCTCCGGGGTGCACTTCCCCGACGACACCGGCCGCGAACTGCGCGCCTACTACCCGCTGATGTCGATCACGCACGGCCGGCGGATCGGGCTGGAAGCCGCCTGCCCGGACGCCGATCCCCATCTGCCGTCGCTGTTTTCGGTGTACCCGACTGTGGACTGGCACGAGCGGGAGACCTACGACTTCTTCGGCATCGTCTTCGACGGCCACCCCGGCCTGACCCGCATCGAGATGCCCGACGACTGGGTGGGCCACCCGCAGCGCAAGGACTACCCGCTCGGCGGCATCCCGGTGGAGTTCCGCGGCGCGCAGATCCCGCCGCCGGATGAGCGCAGGGCCTACTCATGA
- the nuoD gene encoding NADH dehydrogenase (quinone) subunit D encodes MTETTVNLGGQDWQDVVDAAMDGANPHERIVVNMGPQHPSTHGVLRLILEIDGETITEARCGIGYLHTGIEKNLEYRNWTQGVTFVTRMDYLSPFFNETVYCLGVEKLLGITDDIPERATVIRVLLMELNRISSHLVALATGGMELGAMSAMFFGFRDREAILTVYEAITGLRMNHAYIRPGGLAADLPPGGEQMVRDLVDVLPGRLADMSKLLRESHIWKARTRDIGYLDLTGCMALGITGPVLRSTGLPHDLRRAQPYCGYEDYDFDVITGENSDCYDRFVIRVEEMNESVKIVKQCLDRLAPGPVMVDDGKLAWPSDLALGPDGLGNSPKHIAKIMGSSMEGLIHHFKLVTEGFRVPAGQCYVAVESPRGELGVHMVSDGGTRPYRVHYRDPSFTNLQAVAAMGEGGMVADLISAVASIDPVMGGVDR; translated from the coding sequence ATGACAGAAACAACAGTGAACCTGGGCGGCCAGGACTGGCAGGACGTCGTCGACGCCGCGATGGACGGCGCAAACCCGCACGAGCGCATCGTGGTGAACATGGGCCCGCAGCACCCGTCCACGCACGGGGTGCTGCGGCTGATCCTGGAGATCGACGGCGAGACCATCACCGAGGCCCGCTGCGGAATCGGCTACCTGCACACCGGGATCGAGAAGAACCTGGAGTACCGGAACTGGACCCAGGGCGTCACCTTCGTCACCCGGATGGACTACCTGTCGCCGTTCTTCAACGAGACGGTGTACTGCCTCGGGGTGGAGAAGCTGCTCGGCATCACCGACGACATCCCCGAGCGCGCCACCGTCATCCGGGTGCTGCTGATGGAGCTCAACCGGATCTCCAGCCACCTGGTGGCGCTGGCCACCGGCGGCATGGAACTCGGCGCGATGAGCGCGATGTTCTTCGGTTTCCGGGACCGCGAGGCCATCCTCACCGTGTACGAGGCGATCACCGGGCTGCGGATGAACCACGCCTACATCCGGCCCGGCGGGCTGGCCGCGGACCTGCCGCCCGGCGGCGAGCAGATGGTCCGCGACCTCGTCGACGTGCTGCCCGGCCGGCTGGCCGACATGTCCAAACTCCTTCGGGAGAGCCATATTTGGAAGGCCCGCACCCGCGACATCGGCTACCTGGACCTGACCGGCTGCATGGCGCTGGGCATCACCGGTCCGGTGCTGCGCTCCACCGGCCTGCCGCACGACCTGCGCCGCGCCCAACCGTATTGCGGCTACGAGGATTATGACTTCGACGTCATCACCGGCGAGAACAGCGACTGCTACGACCGGTTCGTCATCCGGGTCGAGGAGATGAACGAGTCGGTCAAGATCGTCAAGCAGTGCCTGGACCGGCTCGCGCCCGGCCCGGTGATGGTCGACGACGGCAAGCTGGCCTGGCCCTCGGACCTGGCGCTGGGCCCCGACGGGCTGGGCAACTCGCCCAAGCACATCGCCAAGATCATGGGCTCCTCGATGGAGGGCCTGATCCACCACTTCAAGCTGGTCACCGAGGGATTCCGGGTGCCGGCGGGCCAGTGCTACGTGGCGGTGGAGTCCCCGCGCGGCGAACTCGGGGTGCACATGGTCTCCGACGGCGGGACCCGACCGTACCGAGTGCACTACCGCGACCCGTCGTTCACCAACCTGCAGGCGGTCGCCGCGATGGGCGAGGGCGGCATGGTCGCCGACCTGATCTCCGCGGTGGCGAGCATCGACCCGGTGATGGGGGGTGTCGACCGATGA
- the nuoE gene encoding NADH-quinone oxidoreductase subunit NuoE, with protein sequence MSVDLPLSSRPDEPISPIGGPARYPDEVSAALAADAATIIARYPQPRSALLPLLHLVQSQDGYLTRAGIAFCATQLGLTDAEVTAVATFYTMYRRSPTGRYLVGVCTNTLCAIMGGDAILETLREHLGVEPGETTADGTLTLEHVECNAACDYAPVVMVNWEFFDNQTPSSARDLVDGLRAGHTVAPTRGAPLCPFTQTARTLAGLADPRPDTGAPHAGEASCAGLRVAREQGMR encoded by the coding sequence ATGAGCGTCGACCTGCCGCTGAGCTCCCGCCCGGACGAGCCGATCTCCCCGATCGGCGGCCCGGCGCGCTACCCGGACGAGGTGAGCGCCGCGCTGGCCGCCGACGCGGCGACCATCATCGCGCGCTACCCGCAGCCCCGCTCCGCGCTACTGCCGCTGCTGCACCTGGTCCAGTCCCAGGACGGCTACCTGACTCGCGCCGGAATCGCCTTCTGCGCAACCCAGTTGGGGCTCACCGACGCCGAGGTCACCGCGGTGGCGACCTTCTACACCATGTACCGGCGCTCCCCCACCGGCCGCTACCTCGTCGGGGTGTGCACGAACACACTGTGCGCGATCATGGGCGGCGACGCGATCCTGGAGACGCTGCGCGAGCACCTGGGCGTCGAGCCCGGCGAGACCACCGCCGACGGCACGCTGACCCTGGAGCACGTGGAATGCAACGCGGCCTGTGACTACGCGCCCGTGGTGATGGTGAACTGGGAGTTCTTCGACAACCAAACCCCTTCCAGCGCACGGGATCTGGTCGACGGATTGCGCGCGGGGCATACGGTGGCGCCGACTCGCGGCGCGCCGCTGTGCCCGTTCACCCAGACCGCCCGCACGCTGGCCGGTTTGGCGGACCCGCGCCCGGACACCGGGGCGCCCCACGCCGGCGAGGCCAGCTGCGCGGGGCTGCGGGTCGCCCGAGAACAGGGGATGCGATGA
- the nuoF gene encoding NADH-quinone oxidoreductase subunit NuoF gives MTPLTPVLSAFWDEDESWTLKTYERHRGYQAMRKALSMAPDEVIGYVKDSGLRGRGGAGFPTGVKWSFIPQDNPNPKYLVINADESEPGTCKDMPLLMCAPHFLVEGAIIASYAIRARHAFIYVRGEVVPVIRRLRAAVEEAYSAGYLGRNIGGSGFDLDLVVHAGAGAYICGEETALLDSLEGRRGQPRLRPPFPAVAGLYASPTVVNNVESIASVPPVLLRGNDWFRSMGSEKSPGFTLYSLSGHVNRPGQYEAPLGITLRELLDYAGGVRDGHELKFWTPGGSSTPLLTPEHLDVPLDYEGMASVGSMLGTKALQIFDETTCVVRAVRRWTQFYAHESCGKCTPCREGTYWLEQIYARLETGRGTPEDLDKLLDISDAILGKSFCALGDGAASPIMSSLKHFRAEYEAHIGVPCPFDPYAAMLNAPQGAR, from the coding sequence ATGACGCCGCTGACTCCGGTGCTGAGCGCGTTCTGGGACGAAGACGAGTCTTGGACACTGAAAACCTATGAGCGCCACCGCGGTTACCAAGCCATGCGCAAGGCGCTGTCCATGGCCCCGGACGAGGTCATCGGCTACGTGAAGGATTCCGGGCTGCGCGGCCGCGGCGGCGCGGGCTTCCCCACCGGGGTCAAATGGTCGTTCATCCCGCAGGACAACCCCAATCCGAAGTACCTGGTCATCAACGCCGACGAGTCCGAACCCGGCACCTGCAAGGACATGCCGCTGCTGATGTGCGCGCCGCACTTCCTGGTGGAGGGCGCGATCATCGCCAGCTACGCGATCCGCGCCCGGCACGCCTTCATCTACGTCCGCGGCGAGGTGGTGCCGGTGATCCGCCGGCTGCGGGCCGCGGTCGAGGAGGCTTACTCCGCCGGCTATCTGGGCCGCAATATCGGCGGATCGGGCTTCGACCTGGACCTGGTGGTGCACGCCGGCGCCGGGGCCTACATCTGCGGTGAGGAGACCGCGCTGCTGGACTCCCTGGAGGGCCGCCGCGGCCAGCCCCGGCTGCGTCCGCCGTTCCCCGCCGTCGCCGGCCTGTACGCCAGCCCGACGGTGGTCAACAATGTCGAATCCATCGCCTCGGTGCCGCCGGTGCTGCTGCGCGGCAACGACTGGTTCCGCTCGATGGGCTCGGAGAAATCCCCCGGCTTCACGCTGTACTCGCTGTCCGGGCACGTCAACCGGCCCGGCCAGTACGAGGCCCCACTCGGCATCACGCTGCGCGAACTGCTGGACTACGCCGGCGGGGTGCGCGACGGGCACGAGCTGAAGTTCTGGACCCCCGGCGGCTCCTCCACCCCGCTGCTCACGCCCGAACACCTCGACGTGCCCCTGGATTACGAAGGGATGGCCTCGGTCGGGTCGATGCTGGGCACCAAGGCACTGCAGATCTTCGACGAGACCACCTGCGTGGTCCGCGCGGTGCGCCGCTGGACCCAGTTCTACGCCCACGAGTCGTGCGGCAAGTGCACCCCGTGCCGAGAGGGCACCTACTGGCTGGAGCAGATCTACGCCCGGCTGGAGACCGGCCGCGGCACACCCGAGGATCTCGACAAGCTGCTGGACATCTCCGACGCGATCCTCGGCAAGTCGTTCTGCGCGCTCGGTGACGGCGCGGCCAGCCCGATCATGAGTTCGCTCAAGCATTTCCGCGCCGAATACGAGGCGCACATCGGCGTACCGTGCCCGTTCGACCCGTACGCCGCCATGCTCAACGCGCCGCAGGGGGCCCGCTGA